The Streptomyces sp. ALI-76-A nucleotide sequence GGAGCGGAAGACCTCCCGGACGTCGGTGACCGAGTCGACCGACTCCAGCAGCTCCCAGCCCTCGGCGTACGCCTGCATCATGGCGTACTCGATGCCGTTGTGGACCATCTTGGAGAAGTGCCCGGAGCCGACCTTGCCCGCGTGGACATAGCCGTACGGGCCCTCGGGCTTGAGCGCGTCGAAGATCGGCTTGACCCGGTCCACGTGCTCCTTGTCGCCGCCGACCATCAGGGCGTAGCCGTTCTCCAGGCCCCACACGCCGCCGGAGACGCCCGCGTCGACGAAGCCGATGCCCTTGGCGCCCAGTTCGGCGGCGTGCTTCTCGTCGTCGCTCCAGCGGGAGTTGCCGCCGTCGACGACCGTGTCACCGGGGGAGAGGAGGTCGCCGAGTTCGTCGACGACGGACTGGGTGGGGGCCCCGGCCGGCACCATCACCCACACCGTGCGCGGGGCTTCGAGCTTGTCGACCAGTTCGGCCAGGCCGCTCACGTCGGAGAGTTCGGGGTTGCGGTCGTAGCCGATGACGGTGTGGCCGGCGCGGCGGATCCGCTCGCGCATGTTGCCGCCCATCTTCCCGAGCCCGATGAGGCCGAGTTGCATCGCTGTCATGTCAGTTCACTTCCTTGAGGTCGCGGTAGGCGGCCACGAGCGCGGCGGTGGAGGAGTCGAGACCGGGGACGTCGGCGCCCTCGGTGAGGGCGGGTTCGACGCGCTTGGCGAGGACCTTGCCGAGTTCGACGCCCCACTGGTCGAAGGAGTCGATGTTCCAGATGGCGCCCTGGACGAACACCTTGTGCTCGTAGAGGGCGATCAGCTGGCCCAGGACGGAGGGGGTGAGTTCCTTCGCCAGGATCGTCGTCGTGGGGTGGTTGCCCTGGAACGTGCGGTGGGGCACCTGGGCTTCGGGCACGCCCTCCGCCCGGACCTCGTCCGCGGTCTTTCCGAAGGCGAGCGCCTGTCCCTGCGCGAACAGGTTCGCCATCAGCAGGTCGTGCTGGGCGGCCAGTTCGTCGTCCAGCTCGGCCACCGGGCGGGCGAAGCCGATGAAGTCCGCCGGGATGAGCTTGGTGCCCTGGTGGATCAACTGGTAGTAGGCGTGCTGCCCGTTGGTGCCGGGTGTGCCCCACACCACCGGGCCGGTCTGCCAGTCCACGGGGTCGCCGTCCCGGTCCACCGACTTGCCGTTGGACTCCATGTCCAGCTGTTGCAGGTAGGCGGTGAACTTGGACAGGTAGTGGCTGTAGGGCAGCACCGCGTGCGACTGGGCGCCGAAGAAGTTGCCGTACCAGACGCCCAGCAGGCCCAGCAGCAGCGGGGCGTTGTGCTCGGCGGGCGCGTTGCGGAAGTGCTCGTCGACGATCCGGAAACCGTCGAGCATCTCCAGGAAGCGGTCCGGGCCGATGGCGATCATCAGGGACAGGCCGATCGCCGAGTCGTAGGAGTAGCGGCCGCCGACCCAGTCCCAGAACTCGAACATGTTCGCCGTGTCGATGCCGAAGTCCGCCACCTTCGCGGCGTTCGTCGACAGCGCCACGAAGTGCTTCGCCACCGCCTTGTCCTCGCCGAGCCCGCCGGGTCCGGCCAGCAGCCACGAACGCGCCGAGGTGGCGTTCGTGATCGTCTCGATCGTGGTGAAGGTCTTGGACGCGACGATGAACAGGGTCTCCGCCGGGTCCAGGTCGCGGACGGCCTCGTGCAGGTCGGCGCCGTCCACGTTCGACACGAACCGGACCGTCAGCGACCGGTCGGTGTACGCGCGCAGCGCCTCGTACGCCATCGCCGGGCCCAGGTCGGAGCCGCCGATACCGATGTTGACGACGTTGCGGATGCGCTTGCCGGTGTGGCCGGTCCACTCACCCGAGCGGACCCGCCGGGCGAAGTCGCCCATCCGGTCCAGCACGGCGTGCACCTGCGGGACCACGTTCTCCCCGTCGACCTCGACCACCGCGTTCGCGGGGGCGCGCAGCGCGGTGTGCAGCACCGCCCGGTCCTCGGTCGTGTTGATCCGCTCACCGCGGAACATGGCGTCCCGCAACCCGAACACGCCGGTCGCGGCGGCCAGTTCCTGGAGCAGCCGCAGCGTCTCGTCGGTCACCAGGTGCTTGGAGTAGTCGAGGCGCAGGTCTCCCACGCGGACGACGTAGCGCTCCGCGCGCCCCGGGTCGGTCGCGAACAGGTCACGCAGATGGGTGTGCCACTGGGCGCGGTGCTGCTCCAGGGCGGCCCACTCCGGCCGGCGGGTGAGCCGGGAGGAGCCGGCGGACATCTCGGAAGGGGAGTCAGACATGAGCGGGGGTCTCCTTGGTGCCCTGGCCGCGCAGGGCGACGGCGTACATCTCGTCGGCGTCGAGGCGCCGCAGCTCCTCGGCGATGAGTTCGGAGGTGGTGCGGACCTTCAGCGCGAGGGTGCGCGAGGGCTGGCCGGGCAGGGACAGCGTGGCCAGCGGGCCCTCGGGGCGGTCGATGACGACCTCGCCGTTCTCGGTGCCCAGCCGGACGGCCGTCACGACCGGCCCCGCGGTGACGACCCGGTCGACGCGGACGCCGAGGCGGGCCTCCAGCCAGCGGGCCAGCAGTTCGGCCGCCGGGTTCTCCTCCTCGGCCTCCACGGCCGCCGAGATCACCTTCACCCGGGCCTGGTCCATGGCCGCGGCCAGCATCGAGCGCCACGGGGTGAGCCGGGTCCAGGCGAGGTCGGTGTCGCCGGGCGCGTAGGAGCGCACCCGGGCGTCCAGGACCTGGAGCGGGTTCTCCACGGCGTACAGGTCCGTGATCCGGCGCTGGGCCAGCGCGCCCAGCGGGTCCTTGGCCGGGTTCTCCGGCGCGTTCACCGGCCACCACACCACCACCGGGGCGTCCGGCAGCAGCAGCGGCAGCACGACGGAGTCGGCGTGGTCGGACACCTCGCCGTACGTCCGGAGGATGACCGTCTCGCCGGTGCCGGCGTCGGCGCCCACCCGCACCTCCGCGTCGAGGCGGGAGCTGGTGCGGTCGCGCGGGGTGCGGGCGTGCCGCTTGATGACGACCAGGGTGCGCGAGGGGTGCTCGTGCGAGGCCTCCTCGGCTGCCTTGATCGCGTCGTAGGCGTTCTCCTCGTCCGTGACGATCACCATCGTCAGGACCATGCCCACGGCCGGTGTGCCGATGGCGCGGCGACCCTGCACCAGCGCCTTGTTGATCTTGCTTGCCGTGGTGTCGGTCAGGTCGATCTTCATGGCCTGCGCCAGCTCCGTCCGTCTCGTGCGAGCATCTCGTCGGCTTCCCCGGGTCCCCAGCTGCCCGACGCGTACTGCGCCGGCCTGCCGGTGTTCGCCCAGTACTCCTCGATCGGGTCGAGGATCTTCCAGGACTCTTCCACTTCCTGGTGACGGGGGAACAGGTTGGCGTCCCCGAGGAGGACGTCCAGGATGAGGCGCTCGTACGCCTCCGGACTGGACTCGGTGAACGACTCGCCGTAGGCGAAGTCCATGGACACGTCCCGGATCTCCATCGAGGTGCCCGGCACCTTGGAGCCGAACCGGACCGTCATGCCCTCGTCGGGCTGGACGCGGATGACGATCGCGTTCTGCCCGAGCTCCTCGGTGGCGGTGGAGTCGAAGGGGGAGTGCGGGGCCCGCTTGAAGACCACCGCGATCTCGGTGACCCGGCGGCCGAGACGCTTGCCGGTGCGCAGGTAGAAGGGGATGCCCGCCCAGCGCCGGTTGTCCACCTCGAGCCTGATGGCCGCGTAGGTGTCGGTCTTCGACGCGGGGTCGATGCCCTCCTCCTGGAGATACCCGGGCACCTTCGCACCGCCCTGCCAGCCCTCGGCGTACTGCGCCAGCACGGTGTGCTCGCCGATGTTCTCCGGCAGCCGCACGGACTTGAGCACCTTGAGCTTCTCGGTGAGCAGCGACTCGGCGTCGAAGGCGATCGGCTCCTCCATGGCGGTCAGCGCCATCAGCTGGAGCAGGTGGTTCTGGATGACGTCCCGGGCGGCGCCGATGCCGTCGTAGTAGCCGGCCCGGCCGCCGATGCCGATGTCCTCGGCCATGGTGATCTGCACGTGGTCCACGTACGACCGGTTCCAGATCGGCTCGTACATCTGGTTGGCGAAGCGCAGCGCCAGGATGTTCTGGACGGTCTCCTTGCCCAGGTAGTGGTCGATCCGGAACACCTGGTCCGGCTCGAACACGTCGTGCACGAGCGCGTTCAGCTCACGGGCGCTCTTCAGGTCGCGCCCGAACGGCTTCTCGATGACCGCGCGACGCCAGGAGCCCTCCTTCGCGTCGGCCAGCCCGTGCTTCTTGAGCTGCCGGACGACCTTGGGGAAGAACTTCGGCGGTACGGAGAGATAGAAGGCGTAGTTGCCGCTGGTACCGCGTGAGGCGTCCAACTCCTCTACGGCGGAACGAAGTTGCTTGAACGCGGTGTCGTCGTCGAAGTCGCCGGGGATGAACCGCATGCCCTCGGACAGCTGCTGCCAGACCTCCTCGCGGAAGTCGGTGCGCGCGTGTTCGCGCACCGCGTCGTGCACGACCTGCGCGAAGTCCTGGTCCTCCCAGTCCCGGCGGGCGAACCCGACGAGGGAGAAGCCCGGCGGCAGCAGACCGCGGTTGGCCAGGTCGTAGACGGCCGGCATCAGCTTCTTGCGGGACAGGTCTCCGGTGACACCGAAGATGACGAGCCCGGACGGGCCGGCGATCTGCGGCAGCCGGCGGTCGCCGGCGTCCCGCAGCGGGTTGGTCCAGTCGTCGCCGGACAGGACCGGGACGGTCGCCTCCGGCTCGGCCGGTCCGGTCTTCCCGGCGGCCTCGCTCGTTCCGGCCGGTCCGGTCTTCCCGGCGGCCTCGCTTGTTCCGGCCGGTCCGGTCTTCCCGGCTGCTCCGGTCTTCTCGGTCTCGGCTGGTCGGGTCCTCTCGGCCGTTCCGGTCTCCTCGGCCGTCGTCCTGGGACGCTTCTTGCTCATTCCCCGTCAACCCCCTTGCTGTTCAGGGACTTCGTCACGGCGTTCAGCAGGTCCTGCCAGGCCGCCTCGAACTTGGCGACGCCCTCGTCCTCCAGCTGCCGCACCACCTCGTCGTAGGAGATGCCGAGCCGCTCGACGGCGGCCAGGTCGGCGCGGGCCCGCGCATAGCCGCCGGTCACGGTGTCACCGGTGATCTCGCCGTGGTCGGCGACTGCGTTCAACGTGGCCTCCGGCATCGTGTTGACCGTGCCGGGCGCGACCAGCTCGTCGACGTACAGGGTGTCCTTGTACGCCGGGTCCTTCACCCCGGTCGACGCCCACAGCGGACGCTGCTTGTGGGCTCCTGCCCCGGAAAGGGCCGCCCAGCGCCCACCGGCGAAGACGTCTTCGTACGCCTCGTGGGCGAGCCGCGCGTTGGCGAGGGCCGCCCGGCCCCTGAGGGCCAGGGCCTCGTCCGTGCCGAGCACGGTCAGCCGCTTGTCGATCTCGGCGTCGACGCGGGAGACGAAGAAGGAGGCCACCGAGTGGATCGTCGACAGGTCCAGGCCGCGCTCCCTGGCCTTCTCCAGGCCGGCGAGGTAGGCGTCCATCACCTCGCGGTGGCGCTCCAGGGAGAAGATCAGCGTGACGTTGACGCTGATGCCCAGGCCGACGACCTCGGTGATCGCCGGGAGGCCGGCCTTCGTGGCCGGAATCTTGATCATCACGTTGGGGCGGTCGACGAGCCAGGCGAGCTGCTTGGCCTCGGCGACGGTGGCCGCCGTGTCGTGGGCGAGGCGCGGGTCGACCTCGATGGAGACCCGGCCGTCCCGGCCGCCGGAGGCGGAGTACGCGGCGTGCAGGACATCGGCGGCCGCGCGCACGTCGGTGGTCGTCAGCATCCGCACGGCCTCGTCGACCGTGACGCCCCGCACGGCGAGGTCGGTGAGCTGCTCCTCGTACCCGGCACCGGAGCCGATGGCGGCCTGGAAGATGGACGGGTTGGTGGTGACACCCACCACGTGCCTGTGGGCGACGAGTGCGGCGAGGTCGCCGGAGGCGATCCGGCCGCGCGACAGGTCGTCCAGCCAGATGGACACACCCTCGTCGGACAGACGCTTGAGTGCTCCCGCGGGTGCGGTCGCTTCGGTCACTGTGATCATCTTCTTTCGGGCGATCGGATCAACCGCGAGCGGCGGCCAGGGATTCCCGGGCCGCGGCGGCGACGTTCTCGGCGGTGAAGCCGTACTCGGCGAACAGGGTCCTCGCGTCGGCGGAGGCGCCGAAGTGTTCGAGGGAGACGATGCGTCCTGCGTCACCCACGAACCGGTACCACGTCAGACCGATCCCGGCCTCGACCGCAACGCGGGCCTTCACGGACGGCGGAAGGACCCGCTCGCGGTACTCCCGCGACTGCTGCTCGAACCACTCCACGGACGGCATGGACACCACCCGGGTGCCGACCCCCTCGGCCTCCAGCAGCTCCCGCGCGCCGACCGCGAGCTGCACCTCGGAACCGGTGGCGATCAGCACGACGTCGGGCACCCGGGTGGAGGCCTCCCGCAGGACGTAGCCGCCCTTGGCCGCGTCCTCGTTCGGCGCGTAGGTCGGCACGCCCTGCCGGGTGAGCGCGAGGCCGTGCGGGGCCGGGTCGGTGGCGTGGCGCCTGAGGATCTCGGCCCAGGCGACCGCGGTCTCGTTGGCGTCGGCGGGGCGGACCAGGTTCAGGCCCGGGATCGCGCGCAGCGACGCCAGGTGTTCCACCGGCTGGTGGGTGGGCCCGTCCTCGCCGAGACCGATCGAGTCGTGCGTCCACACATAGGTCACCGGCAGCTGCATCAGCGCGGACAGGCGCACGGCGTTGCGCATGTAGTCGGAGAAGACCAGGAAGGTGCCGCCGTAGACGCGGGTGTTGCCGTGCAGGGCGATGCCGTTCATCTCGGCGGCCATGGAGTGCTCGCGGATGCCGAAGTGGATGGTGCGGCCGTACGGGTCGGCCTCCGGCAGCGGGTTGCCCTGCGGCAGGAAGGAACTGGTCCTGTCGATGGTGGTGTTGTTCGAGCCCGCCAGGTCGGCGGAGCCGCCCCACAGCTCCGGCAGGATCGCGCCGAGCGCCTGGAGCACCTTCCCGGACGCGGCGCGCGTGGCGACCGCCTTGCCCTCCTCGAACACCGGCAGGGCGTCCTGCCAGCCCTCGGGCAGCTGACCGGAGACGACGCGGTCGAAGAGCGTGGCCCGCTCGGGCTGGGCGCCGCGCCACTTGTCGATCCGCTTGTCCCAGGCGGCGTGCGCCTCGGCGCCCCGGTCCAGGGCCCGGCGGGTATGCGCGAGGACGTCGTCGGCGACCTCGAAGCTCTGGTCGGGATCGAAGCCGAGGAGGCGCTTGGTGGCGGCGACCTCGTCCTCGCCGAGCGCGGAGCCGTGCGCCGCCTCGGTGTTCCGGGCGTTCGGCGCCGGCCAGGCGATGATCGTGCGCATCGCGATGATCGAGGGACGCCCGGTCTCGGCCCGGGCGGCCGTCAGCGCCGCGTACAGCGCCTGGACGTCGATGTCGCCGTCCTCGCCCGGCTCGATCCGCTGTGTGTGCCAGCCGTACGCCTCGTACCGCTTGAGCACGTCCTCGGAGAAGGCGGTCGCGGTGTCGCCCTCGATGGAGATGTGGTTGTCGTCGTAGAGGAAGACCAGGTTGCCGAGTTTCTGGTGGCCGGCCAGGGAGGACGCCTCGGCGGAGATGCCCTCCTCCAGGTCGCCGTCGGAGACGATGCCCCAGATGGTGTGGTCGAAGGGGGAGGTGCCCTCGGGGGCGTCCGGGTCGAACAGGCCGCGCTCGTAGCGGGCGGCCATCGCCATGCCCACCGCGTTGGCGACGCCCTGGCCCAGCGGGCCGGTGGTCGTCTCGACGCCCGCGGTGTGCCCGTACTCCGGGTGACCGGGCGTCTTCGACCCATGGGTGCGGAACGCCTTGAGGTCGTCCAGCTCCAGTTCGTACCCGGCCAGGTAGAGCTGGGTGTAGAGCGTCAGCGAGGTGTGGCCGGGAGAGAGCACGAAGCGGTCACGGCCCGTCCACTCGGGATCGGCCGGATCGTGCCGCATCACCTTCTGAAAGATCGTGTAAGCGGCCGGGGCCAGGCTCATCGCGGTGCCGGGGTGGCCGTTGCCCACCCGCTGGACGGCATCGGCCGCCAGAACGCGGGCGGTGTCGACAGCGCGCCGGTCGAGTTCGGTCCAGGTGAAGGTGTCCGGTGTCTGCGCACTCATCTTCAAGAAGTCCTCGGTAGAAGCGAAGTTGCTGGTCCGACGCGTTCAAACTTAAAAGTCCGACTTTTACGGGGGAAGGTCGCGGTGTGCCAGCCTGTGGTGAAAGTGGGACACGGACGGCGCGATCAAGGCGGCACGAGAAGGACATGGCGGACAGAACCATCCAAGCCGGAGACGGCGACGGCGGCGTTGACGGGATCAGAACGTTCCCCTTCCCGGTCGAGCTGAGCGTCGGCGGTGTCGGCATGCAGGTCGGTCCGATGGGAACCGGCCGCACCTGGCACGCCGACGCGCCCCTGCACCGCGTCCACCGCATCGACTTCCATGTCGTGATGCTCTTCGACGACGGCCCCGTCCGCCACATGATCGACTTCGCCGAGTACGAGGCGACGGCCGGCGACGTGCTGTGGATCCGCCCGGGGCAGGTCCACCGTTTCTCACCCGCGAGCGGGTACCGCGGAACCGTCCTGACCATGCAGCCCGGCTTTCTGCCCCGTGACACCGTCGAGGCCACCGGCCTGTACCGCTACGACCTGCCGCCCCTGTTGCGGCCCGACGAACCCCGGCTCGCCGCCATCCGGGCCGCCCTCGCCCAGCTGCGACGCGAGTACGAGGACGCGAGCACCCTCCCGTCCGCCCTGCACACCTCGGTCCTGCGCCACGCCCTCACGGCGTTCCTGCTCCGCCTGGCCCATCTCGCGACGACCTCGGCGGAGGCGGCCCGGCTCACGGCGGACACCACCTTCACCCTCTTCCGACAGGCGGTCGAGCGGGACTTCGCCACCAACCACAGCGTCAGCGCCTACGCCGACGCCCTCGGCTACTCCCGCCGCACCCTCGTGCGCGCGGTGCGCGCCGCCACCGGCGAGACCCCCAAGGGCTTCATCGACAAGCGCGTCGTCCTGGAGGCCAAGCGCCTCCTCGCCCACACGGACCTGCCCATCGCCCGCGTCGGCGTGGCGGTCGGTTTCCCGGACGCGGCGAACTTCTCCAAGTTCTTCCACCAGCACACGGACATGACACCGGCGGGGTTCCGGGCGGAACTGCGCTGATTTCTGCCACAGCCCTTCGCAACCCCTGCTGACCTCCGTCCTGACTCCCTATGCTCCGGGGAGCTTGCAAGGATTGACCCTGTCCTCCGAGCACGGCGTCCCGCTGCCGCCGGTGGCGCTGCCCCAGGTCACCGCGCTCGACCTGGACGGAGTCCTGGCCGGTGAGACGGTCGCCGACCTCGCCGGAGCCTTTCCCGGCCTCACCTCGCTGAACCTGCGCCTGATCTGTCTGAGCTACCAGTCGGCCGTGGACCTGTCCCCCCTGCGGGCGGTGCAGCGGGCACAGGTCCACGTCACGCTGATGGGCGCCGGCCGGGTCCACGGTCTGGACGCCCTGTCCGCCGAACGGTTCTCGGTGCGGCACGAGGGGCGCGACCGGCCTCAGGGACGCGTCAGGCCCGGCTTCCTGCGGCGTCGCCGGGCCTGACACGCACGTCTCACCGGCCGAAGGTGAACCAGTTCACGTTCACGAAGTCCGCCGGCTGGCCGCTCGTGAAGGTGAGGTACACGTCGTGGGTCCCCGTGACCGAGGCGATGTTGGCGGGGACCGTTCTCCAGGACTGCCAGCCGCCGGTGTCGCCGATCGAGAAGCTGCCGACGGGTGCGGCCGTACGGCTGTCCAGGCGGACCTCGACCAGTCCGCTGACGCTGCTCCCCGCGCCGCTCGCCACCCTGGCCACGAACTGACGCGCCGCGGTGGAGCCGAAGTCGACGCCCTTGAACAGGGCCCAGTCCCCGTTGGCGAGGGCGCCGATGTTCTGCCCGCCGCCCGTGTCGGAGGTGGTCTCGGTGATGGTGCCGGACTGGGTGTCGTACGACTCGGCCTGGAGGGTGCCGTAGGCGTCACGGTTGCCCGACGGCGGCGGAGTGGTGCCGCCCCCGCCGGACGACAGGACCTGGACGTAGTCGACGACCATCGGGATGCCGGAGCGCGTGTCGGCGTCCAGGCCGCCGCCGAACGCGTCCGGGAAGGCACCGCCCATCGCCACGTTCAGGATGATGAAGAAGCCGTGGTTCGTGGCGTTGGACCAGGTCGTCGCGTCCACCTGGTTCGCGGTGACGGTGTGGAAGGTGACGCCGTCGACGGAGAAGCGGATCGCCTCCGGGCTCGCCGAGCGGTCCCACTCCATGGTGTAGGTGTGGAAGGCGGACTGGCAGGTGCTGCCCGGACAGGTGGTGGAACCGCCGAGGCCCGTGGTCTCGTTGCAGGGGCCGCCCGGGTTGGTGCCGCAGTGCATCGTGGCCCACACGGTGTTGCGGCCCTGGACGTTCTCCATGATGTCCAGCTCGCCGACGCTCGGCCAGTTGTGGTAGTTGCCGCGGTAGGGCGCGCCCAGCATCCAGAACGCGGGCCAGTAGCCCTCGGCGGCGGTGCCGGTGACGTTCGGCATCTGGATGCGGGCCTCCACCCGCAGTCTGCCGCCGGCCGGGGGCTGGAAGTCGGTGCGGTTGGTCTCGATGCGGCCCGACGTCCACCGGCCGGCCGCGTCGCGCAGCGGGGTGATGCGCAGGTTGCCGTTGCCGTCGAGCGAGACGTTGCTGGTGCTGTTCGTCATCGTCTCGACCTCGCCGGTGCCCCAGTTGGCGGGGCCGCCGGGATACGAAGTTCCGGTCGCGTACTGCCAGTCGGCGGTACTGACCCCGGTGCCGGCCGCGCCGGTGAAGTCGTCGAGGAAGACCTGGGACCAGCCGGCCGGGGGTGCGGGGGCGGAGGCGTTCGCGGACGGC carries:
- a CDS encoding AraC family transcriptional regulator; its protein translation is MADRTIQAGDGDGGVDGIRTFPFPVELSVGGVGMQVGPMGTGRTWHADAPLHRVHRIDFHVVMLFDDGPVRHMIDFAEYEATAGDVLWIRPGQVHRFSPASGYRGTVLTMQPGFLPRDTVEATGLYRYDLPPLLRPDEPRLAAIRAALAQLRREYEDASTLPSALHTSVLRHALTAFLLRLAHLATTSAEAARLTADTTFTLFRQAVERDFATNHSVSAYADALGYSRRTLVRAVRAATGETPKGFIDKRVVLEAKRLLAHTDLPIARVGVAVGFPDAANFSKFFHQHTDMTPAGFRAELR
- the tkt gene encoding transketolase, with protein sequence MSAQTPDTFTWTELDRRAVDTARVLAADAVQRVGNGHPGTAMSLAPAAYTIFQKVMRHDPADPEWTGRDRFVLSPGHTSLTLYTQLYLAGYELELDDLKAFRTHGSKTPGHPEYGHTAGVETTTGPLGQGVANAVGMAMAARYERGLFDPDAPEGTSPFDHTIWGIVSDGDLEEGISAEASSLAGHQKLGNLVFLYDDNHISIEGDTATAFSEDVLKRYEAYGWHTQRIEPGEDGDIDVQALYAALTAARAETGRPSIIAMRTIIAWPAPNARNTEAAHGSALGEDEVAATKRLLGFDPDQSFEVADDVLAHTRRALDRGAEAHAAWDKRIDKWRGAQPERATLFDRVVSGQLPEGWQDALPVFEEGKAVATRAASGKVLQALGAILPELWGGSADLAGSNNTTIDRTSSFLPQGNPLPEADPYGRTIHFGIREHSMAAEMNGIALHGNTRVYGGTFLVFSDYMRNAVRLSALMQLPVTYVWTHDSIGLGEDGPTHQPVEHLASLRAIPGLNLVRPADANETAVAWAEILRRHATDPAPHGLALTRQGVPTYAPNEDAAKGGYVLREASTRVPDVVLIATGSEVQLAVGARELLEAEGVGTRVVSMPSVEWFEQQSREYRERVLPPSVKARVAVEAGIGLTWYRFVGDAGRIVSLEHFGASADARTLFAEYGFTAENVAAAARESLAAARG
- the zwf gene encoding glucose-6-phosphate dehydrogenase codes for the protein MSKKRPRTTAEETGTAERTRPAETEKTGAAGKTGPAGTSEAAGKTGPAGTSEAAGKTGPAEPEATVPVLSGDDWTNPLRDAGDRRLPQIAGPSGLVIFGVTGDLSRKKLMPAVYDLANRGLLPPGFSLVGFARRDWEDQDFAQVVHDAVREHARTDFREEVWQQLSEGMRFIPGDFDDDTAFKQLRSAVEELDASRGTSGNYAFYLSVPPKFFPKVVRQLKKHGLADAKEGSWRRAVIEKPFGRDLKSARELNALVHDVFEPDQVFRIDHYLGKETVQNILALRFANQMYEPIWNRSYVDHVQITMAEDIGIGGRAGYYDGIGAARDVIQNHLLQLMALTAMEEPIAFDAESLLTEKLKVLKSVRLPENIGEHTVLAQYAEGWQGGAKVPGYLQEEGIDPASKTDTYAAIRLEVDNRRWAGIPFYLRTGKRLGRRVTEIAVVFKRAPHSPFDSTATEELGQNAIVIRVQPDEGMTVRFGSKVPGTSMEIRDVSMDFAYGESFTESSPEAYERLILDVLLGDANLFPRHQEVEESWKILDPIEEYWANTGRPAQYASGSWGPGEADEMLARDGRSWRRP
- the pgi gene encoding glucose-6-phosphate isomerase, with the translated sequence MSDSPSEMSAGSSRLTRRPEWAALEQHRAQWHTHLRDLFATDPGRAERYVVRVGDLRLDYSKHLVTDETLRLLQELAAATGVFGLRDAMFRGERINTTEDRAVLHTALRAPANAVVEVDGENVVPQVHAVLDRMGDFARRVRSGEWTGHTGKRIRNVVNIGIGGSDLGPAMAYEALRAYTDRSLTVRFVSNVDGADLHEAVRDLDPAETLFIVASKTFTTIETITNATSARSWLLAGPGGLGEDKAVAKHFVALSTNAAKVADFGIDTANMFEFWDWVGGRYSYDSAIGLSLMIAIGPDRFLEMLDGFRIVDEHFRNAPAEHNAPLLLGLLGVWYGNFFGAQSHAVLPYSHYLSKFTAYLQQLDMESNGKSVDRDGDPVDWQTGPVVWGTPGTNGQHAYYQLIHQGTKLIPADFIGFARPVAELDDELAAQHDLLMANLFAQGQALAFGKTADEVRAEGVPEAQVPHRTFQGNHPTTTILAKELTPSVLGQLIALYEHKVFVQGAIWNIDSFDQWGVELGKVLAKRVEPALTEGADVPGLDSSTAALVAAYRDLKEVN
- the tal gene encoding transaldolase, whose protein sequence is MITVTEATAPAGALKRLSDEGVSIWLDDLSRGRIASGDLAALVAHRHVVGVTTNPSIFQAAIGSGAGYEEQLTDLAVRGVTVDEAVRMLTTTDVRAAADVLHAAYSASGGRDGRVSIEVDPRLAHDTAATVAEAKQLAWLVDRPNVMIKIPATKAGLPAITEVVGLGISVNVTLIFSLERHREVMDAYLAGLEKARERGLDLSTIHSVASFFVSRVDAEIDKRLTVLGTDEALALRGRAALANARLAHEAYEDVFAGGRWAALSGAGAHKQRPLWASTGVKDPAYKDTLYVDELVAPGTVNTMPEATLNAVADHGEITGDTVTGGYARARADLAAVERLGISYDEVVRQLEDEGVAKFEAAWQDLLNAVTKSLNSKGVDGE
- the gnd gene encoding phosphogluconate dehydrogenase (NAD(+)-dependent, decarboxylating), whose amino-acid sequence is MQLGLIGLGKMGGNMRERIRRAGHTVIGYDRNPELSDVSGLAELVDKLEAPRTVWVMVPAGAPTQSVVDELGDLLSPGDTVVDGGNSRWSDDEKHAAELGAKGIGFVDAGVSGGVWGLENGYALMVGGDKEHVDRVKPIFDALKPEGPYGYVHAGKVGSGHFSKMVHNGIEYAMMQAYAEGWELLESVDSVTDVREVFRSWQEGTVIRSWLLDLAVNALDADEHLDKLRGYAEDSGEGRWTVEAAIDNAVPLPAITASLFARFASRQDDSPQMKMVAALRNQFGGHAVESAKK
- the opcA gene encoding glucose-6-phosphate dehydrogenase assembly protein OpcA, with amino-acid sequence MKIDLTDTTASKINKALVQGRRAIGTPAVGMVLTMVIVTDEENAYDAIKAAEEASHEHPSRTLVVIKRHARTPRDRTSSRLDAEVRVGADAGTGETVILRTYGEVSDHADSVVLPLLLPDAPVVVWWPVNAPENPAKDPLGALAQRRITDLYAVENPLQVLDARVRSYAPGDTDLAWTRLTPWRSMLAAAMDQARVKVISAAVEAEEENPAAELLARWLEARLGVRVDRVVTAGPVVTAVRLGTENGEVVIDRPEGPLATLSLPGQPSRTLALKVRTTSELIAEELRRLDADEMYAVALRGQGTKETPAHV
- a CDS encoding glycoside hydrolase family 16 protein; its protein translation is MSDTSGTPRRRRRPLRRALVAVISTLGLAAGAAAVASPSANASAPAPPAGWSQVFLDDFTGAAGTGVSTADWQYATGTSYPGGPANWGTGEVETMTNSTSNVSLDGNGNLRITPLRDAAGRWTSGRIETNRTDFQPPAGGRLRVEARIQMPNVTGTAAEGYWPAFWMLGAPYRGNYHNWPSVGELDIMENVQGRNTVWATMHCGTNPGGPCNETTGLGGSTTCPGSTCQSAFHTYTMEWDRSASPEAIRFSVDGVTFHTVTANQVDATTWSNATNHGFFIILNVAMGGAFPDAFGGGLDADTRSGIPMVVDYVQVLSSGGGGTTPPPSGNRDAYGTLQAESYDTQSGTITETTSDTGGGQNIGALANGDWALFKGVDFGSTAARQFVARVASGAGSSVSGLVEVRLDSRTAAPVGSFSIGDTGGWQSWRTVPANIASVTGTHDVYLTFTSGQPADFVNVNWFTFGR